The Sporocytophaga myxococcoides DSM 11118 genome contains the following window.
GAAGCTGGAGTAAGGATTATGTACAGGGTAAATAAGGAGCTTGCCGAGATCTTTGAGTCAATAGGCAGCATATATGAATTTAAAGGGCCTAAAGAACGATTCAGGTCTATAGCCTATCACAATGCAGCCAGAATAATCAATGACCTTCCCGAAGATATCAGAGATCATATTCAGGACGGAAAATTTATTAAGACCTATGGTATTGGTAAAAGCATTGAAGAGAAAATCTTTGAGTTTCTTAAAACTAATCAAGTCAGCTTATTTAATGATCTGCAAAAGGAAGTTCCTAAAGACTTTCTGACACTAATGAAAGTTCAGGGATTGGGTCCCGAGACATTAAAAAGGTTTTATTATGATCTTAACTTAAGTACCAAAGAGCAAATCATAGAAGCCCTTCAGGATGGCAGAATCTTGCAGCTTAAAGGTTTTCAAAAAAAGAAGGTAAATAATATTTTATCTTCTTTACTTAAGAAAACTGAAGCAGAGCAGCGACTCTCACTTTGGGATGCTCAGGAAATCAGTACAAGCATTATAAAAATGCTCAATACCATTCCACAGATTCAATTGATCGATATCGCAGGAAGCCTTCGCAGGCAAAAGGAAACTGTTGGTGACATTGACCTTTTGATTGCGGCAAAAGCCAAAGACCGCAAAGCTATCATCAGGCATTTTGTATCTCTTGATGAAGTTGAAAACCTTTATGCGGAAGGCGATACCAAAGCCAGTGTATATTTCAAATCTTTTAAACGTCAGGTAGACATAAGAATAGTAACGGAAGACCAATGGGGTGCAGCGCTGCAATATTTTACTGGTTCAAAGGCTCATAACATTCACCTCCGAAAACTTGCCATTGAAAAAGGATATAAGATAAATGAATATGGACTTTTTACTGTAGAGGAAAATAAAAAGATTGCCGGAGAAAATGAAGAAGATATTTATCATGCCTTGGGTCTTGAATGGATGCCTCCTGAGATGCGCGAGGATACTGGTGAAATTGAACTTGCTTCTGAAGGGTTGATACCTCAGCTCATCACAATGGAGGATATAAAAGGCGATATGCATACACATTCGAAATGGTCAGATGGACACAGCTCCATTGAAGAAATTGCAGACTATATTTCCTCTAACCAAAAATATGACTACATCGTCATTACGGATCATTCCAAATCCCAAATAATTGCGGGAGGAATGGAGGAGGATAAATTTATAGAACAGTTAAAAGAGATTAAAAAGGTAAACAAGAAGATTGGCAAAGACCTTATAAAGTCAGGTACTGAAGTGGATATACTGCCTGATGGTTCTTTGGATTTATCTGATTCACTATTACAGACGCTTGATTGGGTTGTAGCTTCAATTCATTCCCATTTTAACCAGGACAATACAGAAAGAATTATTAAAGCCTGTCATAATCCATACGTATGCGCAATAGGCCATCCGACAGGAAGAGTACTTGGAGCCAGAGAAGGCTATATAGTTGATATGGAAAGAATCCTGGATGTTGCGGCTTATACAGGGACTGCACTAGAAATAAATGCCCACAGCCATCGCATGGATATTAATGATCGTTGGGCTAAAAGAGCTATTGAGAAAGGCGTAAAGCTTGTTATAGGCACCGACAGCCATAATACAGGAAATTACAGCTTTATGAAACTGGGAGTTGCTATAGCGAGAAGAGCATGGTGTACGAAAGACAACATCTTAAATACATCAGATTGGGCAAAGATAGAAGTGTTTAAGAAGAGGAAACTAGAGAAGATTTATGTGCTGCATTAACTACTGTAAATCTCTTTTAGGGAGATATACTTGGCTTTTACCATTTTAAAACATATCCCCACTACAGTATAACTGACAAATATGAATGAACCACCTTTTATCCTATTTTATGCGCACTGCTACTTCTATGTAATTCAAATAAGAACTTCTTTAATACGTCACCATTTGCTTATTATATTTATTCCTGTAATCTATAGGAGTCATACCTGTAATCTTTCTGAACACATCCCTGAAGGCCTTGGAATCCGTATATCCTACATCGAACATGATTTCACTGATATTCTTTCGTGTTGATTCGAGGTTCTTTTTTGCAGCTTCAATCTTTACTCTTTGAATATATTCTGTAATAGTATTGCTGGTTGCTTTCTTAAACCTACGTTCAAAGCTCCTTCTTCCTACCGCAAACAAATCAGACAACTGATCAACGGAGATCTTCTCCTGAAAATTGGATTCTATAAACTCTTGTGCCTTCTTTACAGGCTCATCTTCATGTTCTTTCTGCCCTCTGAACATAACAAATGAAGACTGACTATAACGGTCAATCTCTATCTCAAAATATTTGGCAGCAAGTATGGAAAGTTCTCTGTCTGTATATTTTTCAAGTAAGTATATAAGTAAATTCCAGAATGAATTGGCTCCTCCGCTGCAATAGATACCCTTTTCATCAGTAATGATCTTTTCTGATACTAATATGGCTTCGGGAAACATCTGTCTGAATGCATGCTCGGCAAGCCAGTGTGTAGCACACTTCTTCCCATCCAGCAATCCTGTTGATGCCAGCAGAAAAGTCCCGACGCATAAACTTGCTACTTCTCCTCCATTATTATATTGTTTATTGATCCAAGGAAAAAAATCCTTATTGATATTTATAACTTGTGTCCAATCGCCATTAACAGCAGGAATAATAATCAAATCGGTTTTAAAGGAATCTTCAATAGTCAGATCAGGATGAACTCTGAAAAAAGAATCATAAACCTGAACTTCTTTGTCAATCCCAACCAACTGAACTTTAAACAACGGCTGTTTTCCTTTATTGATAAGAAACTCATTTGCCATTGTGAATGCCTTGAATGCTCCTTCAATGCAGCCTAGGGAAGCTGCTCCTTTCGGAACAAGAATTGATATGTGCTTCATTAGAAAATATACCTGGAAACCTCTTGAAACAATTATTTCCTGATTTTAATTCTGAGAAAATTCGAAATCAGGAAAAGAATATATTTCTTCTTTAGTAAACTTATGAAAAAAAAATGTCGCAAACAACCCGAGAACAACTGCTTTTCACTCAAATTGTACTAATCAAGTTTAAAATTAACAGGAAGGTTAAATACTACATCTACATTCTCTCCATTGTGACTGCCGGCTTCCCAATCCGGCATTTCATTAATCAGACGAAGCACTTCAGAGTCAAAATTTCGGGCACCTTCTGCTGATTTTAGAATTCTTGGATCCTTAATTTTACCATTTTTATCTACAACAAAAGTCGCATAAACAACACCTTCTATTTTATTTTTCCTCTCCCATTTTGGGTACTCAAGATGGCGATGAATATATGCTATCATAAGCTCAAACCCACCTTTAAACTCTGGCATTTTCTCGACATGTGTATACGGACCTTCATTTGGTGTAATTGTATCTGGAGGTAGCGCTACAATTCCCGTAATCTCAATCGGTACCTCAATCACCTCGTCCATTTCAATACATTTTGGAGTTGTTTTTAACACCCTTTTTTCAACATCACTTTTTATTACGCTTTTATCAGGACCTGATTCAACCTCTTTTATTCCTGAAGTATCATCAAGCACTTTAGGCGTTGTTGCTATTGATGAGGTATCAGCAATGATGTTTGTTTTAGCCTCAACATTCGACTTGTTTTCACAACCAGATAAGACTAATGCCCCAAGTGTTAAAAGATAAAAAGCAAGATTAGAGCTCTGTTGCTGATTGGAAAGCGCCTTAATTGTTACTACAAAATCCTCATATGAAAAGTCAAGTTGGGATGAATAAAATCTGCCACAAACCTGTTTATTATAATTTAAAATAAGGTATTCCAGTATTTCTTGTCTTGACTTATCTCTAAAGTCAGTAACATCTTTTTTACAACTGATACAAAATCTGGACCGGACACCGATCTTCATTTTCTCCCAGTCTTCGTGACAAGGATTAGAGATACCTATCTGAGGTTTCATAAAAAATGGCTTTAAAGCTAAACGATAAAAGTCTTTACTTATTGATAAATTAAAAATACCAACGATGATCAAAAAAAGAAAGGTCTCATAAACTAATTATGAAACCTTTATTGCACAGTACCTATAACTACCTATTATTTCCACATAAAGAGAGAGCTCTTTATTAAACTGTTTCAGTATACTTTTTAAAGTTATTCAGAATCGCCTGCCAGCCTTGTTTCTGCATCTCTACAGGGTTCTGAGATTCTGCATCAAACGTTTCAACAACCTTAGTTTCATTCCCTTGTGCAGTAAATACGACCTTTGTTTTTCTGCCATCTTCCATTGTATATTCAATCACTTTGTTGGTTTCAACATTGGTATATTCTCCACCAAAGTCAAAACTAAAACTGCCATCTTTTGCAGCCATTGTTGTCTTAAACTTTCCACCTTTGCGCAAGTCATTTTCCGCATAAGGTGCATGCCAATCGTCAGATGCCTGACACCATTTGGTAATATCTTCAGGTGAATTCCAGGTTTTCCAGACTTTCTCTACAGGTGCTTTTACCAAAGCCTCTACGGTTACAGATATTGGGGTTGTTGTTTCTTTGCTCATAGTCTTTTGGTTTAGATTTGTTAATGACACAAAATTACTTTAAAACCTTGCATCAGAATATATTGTAAACGACAATCGTAAGGGGTAATTCCGACAATTTTAGTTTTAAAAACTGTTTATACTGATTCAGGACGCCAATTATTTATCAATACAACATTAACTTTACTTAGGTTAAAAACATTGACCTTGAATGAAGAACCGACATATTTTTAATTGCATCCTTCCTTTTCTGGCTTTTTATATTTTCTTAAACTATTGATTGACTGGTTGCCCCCTAAGTATATCTCGGTGTATTTGCCCGGGAAGTACTCTATACACAGGTATCTTAATCGAATATTCTTTACACAGCTTTTTTATTTGTTCATCAATTTGTTCATTCGAATATCTTGAAGAGAAATGCCCCAGAATCAATGTTTCAATATTGATTTCAGAGACCATTTTTATAACTTCATCCAAATTACTATGTTTGTTTCCATGCTTATTTATTCTGTCGTCATCTTTTCCTCCAAGAAAAGTCGCTTCATGAATAAGAATTTTTGAATTGTCCCACTTTGAATAATCATCTACTGGCGTATCTCCCGAATAGGTAAGTATATTCGTTCGGACTATCTCACTGAGCGCTTCTCTGCCAGCTTCTGATATAAGCTGCTTGATCTTTTCCTGTGGAAGTGAGGCATATTCAGACTTTAATTTTGTTTTAGTCTGATAAACTTTATAACTAAAGCTTTTGTGTATTCCCTTATCAGCTTTTACATGTTCATTTCTGATAGCTTTAACAATCAGATGATCCGCAATCTGAATTTCTTCATCTTCAATAACAGGTTTCCACACTGTGCCTTTTACATGAGGATCAAATTTCTTTGTAAACTCCTCTATGGCTGGAAATGATCCGCAATGAGCGGGATAATGCAGTATTGGATATCCATCCCGCGCGTTCAATTGATTGAACTGCAGAAGCCCTCCCAGATGATCTCTGTCTGCATGTGAAATAAAAACGTGATCTGCTTTTCTTGCTTTCTGTAACAATGCTGATGCCACTCCATCCCCAGCATCAAATAATATTCCAAGCTCTTCTACAAAATACCACGTGGAGAATAATGCTGTAGAATAGCCGCTAATATTGAATTTCATCTTTACAATCCCTATTTATTCCGTTTCATAATCCAGCTTCACTGTAATAGTCGCTGTTTTTCTTTTGGAAGAAGTATTATAAGAACCTCCCCATGAAAAATCTTCTGATGAATTCTGGGCTACTATCTGAAACACTCCCAAATCCGCATTTTTAAGATGCCCTATATCACTTCCTGCATTCTCTGCGATTTTCATAGCACGAATGTTTGCATCCTTTGTTGCCTCTGCAATCATTTCTATTTTAAGCTCAGATAGCTTTGTGTAATAGTACTGAGGATTTTTGGAATAGAACTCCACTCCTGAATTTATAAGCTCACTTACTTCCCTTGAAATCCCTTCTACTTTATCCACCTCAGTTGATTCAATTTGTACATCCTGCTTAAGTCTGTACCCTATGAATATCGTTTTAGTTTTATTACCATCTTCATCATAGACTTCATCTATTTCCTTATCTATATTTACTGCAGAAAATATAATATTCGATTCCTTTATTCCTTTTGATATCAAATAGTTTTTAATACTTTCCCGGTCTTTATCTAATGCAGCATAAGCCTCTTTAAGGTTTGAATTAATCTTTGAAAACGAACCGTTCCAGACTATCAGATCAGATACAAAGTCTTTCTTTCCAAGGCCTGTAACGCTGATAATTTCATTACTTCTGTTTCTGTTCTTAAAAGCATTAGCAAAGATCAAAGCAGTAAAAATAATTGAAACACCTATTATCAGTGAGTTTAAATATAATTTCATATTACAAAAAGTTATTGAGGATGATAAAGAAAATTAGCTCTTCACTTCTTCTTTTAAAAATTAAAATAAAGGGTAATCCTCGATTACCCTTCCAAATATTTCCAGTCTTTTATTGGTTCAAAATCTTTGTAGCACTCTGCTACTGATGGATGTGAAAGTACAGACTCTACTGAAACTTCAGGAATAGACTCATCAGCAATTCCATTCTTCACAAATATAAAATTGAACCCTAATTCATTGGCCCCTACAAGTCTGTATCCCTTTCTTTTTGCGAGGTTGGTCATAGCTACTGGTGAAGCTCCATGATATACGGGATGTTTTCCCGGGTATGAATAATCAGGATCATAAGGAACAACAATGTTATTCAGGCCAAATTCCACATGTGTTTCAATGATCACCACTTTTGGAGACACGACAGAGATAGCATCCCAGATCCAATAGTCGTTTCCATCAACATCAATTGATAGCAAGCCTATTTCTCCTTTAAATCCTGCATCTTCAATAAGTTTATTTACATTCTCTCTGTTTACCTTCGAACAAACAAACTTTGGTTTATAAAACCAAGGATGAGGATATTTATCATAGAACTTTCTACCACGCTTGATACTCTTCGGATTTCCGTCTATAAATAATCCATGCCAGCCAAAATTGAAGTAAAGATTTGCTGAGTTACTATTGACTCCATCATCAGATCCAATTTCAACGAATACTTTATTATCCATTCCTATAGCAGAAAATAAGAACAGCAACTTTCCATCTTCTTCAAACTGGGAAAAAACTCTGAAGCCCGTATCAGCGATCTTCACATTTTCCCTTTTGGAAATACGATCCTGATAGTAATGAAATAATTGCCTTTGGGAAATTTGTACAGATGGATTAAATCTGTTTCTTATTTTAGTTATTAAGAACTTGTCTTTTAAAAAATTCCTGATCATTGTTAATGCTGAAATAGAGTCTTTATGCTTCGGAAATAACATCTTAAATCCGTGCTAAGTAAGCAATATATGTATTTTTCCGAAATTCTGGTAAAATGTCTAACGCTTCTGAACAGTGGCAATCAAGACAAACAGCTAATTATCAGCAGCATAAAACACCACAATAATCAACCTATTTTTCAATAAAGAAAACAGAATCGCCTGCTCTTGAAAAAATCAGACCTTACCATTCCAGACTCTTTCTTCGGTTAAGCGCCTTCCTTTTAGTTTTGAGTATACCTCCACTCCTTCAGGATTATTCAGATCTTCGGGGGTATTTATATCCGTCACAAAGCAATCATCAAGACTTTCAATACGCCAACGCACAAGTTCACCATGAATATTTAAGTATGGCTCTGCTTTTTTATTCTTTACTTTTTCCATCTTTTTATAAGCATCATCAAAAGATTTTGCTTTAATCAGTACCATTCTGTCTTCTATAGTTTGTTTTCCTTTCTTCTGCTTTTCAACTTCAACTACCACTGTCATCTTAACACAATAGTATTCATGAGAAGATTTTATTTTTCTTCTTTTCGCTTTATCAACTTTGTTAATTGAAAAATAGGCTATTGATTGAATCTTATTTAATTTAGACAATAACAAAAATGGAATTTTCGCTTTTAATCCACTAGGTTTACCAGGAGAACCTGATACTTCGTAGGAAGTGAATAAATTCAATTTTATAATCTTTTCAATCTTTTGCTTTCTATCCTCAGCAACCTTCGCTTTTCTTTCCTTTGGAGATATATTATAAATAGTTTTAATATCTATATACTTTGGATGGATTGAAACTTCAACGTTCCTCTTTTCGTCAGGAAATCCTTTATCGAGAATCCAATCCTCCAGGCCTTTTATTGAACTCATTATTGATCAGAAATTTATTTTCAGATCAAATTTATGTTTTTATCTCTAAAAATTGAATTGCCAATTCAATCATAAAGGGAATATACTTTTTCACCCATTTCTTTTTAAACCAAAATCAAAGCGTTCATGAACGATTCTTTTCAATATTCCCAATTGCCCGCAGTGCCACATGGCATGTTTTATATTCCAGTCTAATGCCTCGAATTTGTTTGATGCTATTGGATGGGTAACTGGAGACGAATGCAATGTCATATTCAAATCATGATCAGATAAAGATTTTATAACTTCCAATGACTTTAACTCAACAAGCATTAGTTGTTTCATTAACTGATCGGGCTTGTATTTGCCCACTGTATTTTCTGGTTTTCCTGTGGTAAAAATTTCATCATAATCTTTTAAGGGTATTTGGCGGATAATATCCATCTGGTGTCCTGAAATAACCATCACAGAATGGAAATAAAAGCTCATCAGAAGATGCCCCGCCTGCCAGGTGACATTTGATTCAATTACCTCGGGAGTAATATCCCATTGTTCATATGGTATGGAACTCAAAAGTCTGTTAACCCAACTGTAAGTTTCCTCTGTTTGCTTCAGCAAAATTTCTACTTGCTTCATTTTAATTTTGGTAAGTTCTAAACTAACTGGGAACAAATCTAACTGAAGCCGGCTGATCATTTCTTGATCAAAATCAATATTGCCCTGTACTTATTTTATTTCTTATTCTGCTGATGGTTTCAGGCGTTACACCAAGGTAGGATGCAATTAAATATTGAGGGATCCTTTGTGCAAGATCCTTTCTTTGAGAAACGAGTTGAAGATATCTTTCCGGAGGAGAATCCAGCAAAAGAGATTTAACTCTATCATGGTTTCTTAAAAACAATTTTTCATTCATTTGCCTCGCCATATCTCTGATAAACTGATACTCATTGCCTAGCTTATCCAGTGCCTGTCGGGTAATCACATGGACTATTGTATCCTCAATACATCTTATTTCCTTCTCCGATGGTTTACAGGTTAGATAACTGTAGTAGTTCGTTATAAAGCTATTTTCAAAAGCAAATTCTTCAATGATTTCAGTACCATTTTTATTATACACACACATCATAAGACCATTCTCTATAAGCCCTACTTTGTTACAGATCTCGCCTTCTGCAATAAAAATTTCGTTTTTCTTTATTTCCTTTTTGGTAAATTCTGATAGAAAAATATTTACCTCTTCTTCTGAAAGATTAAAAAGTCTGCGAATAGAATCTTTGATATTATTCATGCCTAAACCTATTAGGTGATATTTTAACAGTAAATAAAATTGAAAATAAAAAATGAAGGATTCAAGAATTATAATCCTTTCTTTGGATTATAAAATCCTTTCGTCCCATAAAGATTTAGCTTCCATATCTATGGCTTTTACTGCATCAGTTAAAACCTAATGCTTATTCAAGCAAGTGCAAGGAACAAACAAAGATTAGTAAAATAATCTCGTTACCCATATATAAGTACTAAAAAAAATATTGCTTAAAAGTTGAAAATTAAATAATTAAGAATTTACTTTAGGCATTAATTGTTTAAACATACAATTAATAGAACACGCTTTTATCCTACGGTATAAATTTCCGCATATCGGAAATATTTTTAAAATTAGAGAGGGTTTCGTGAGGATTTAAGCTGCTCTGCATCCGATATCAACTTTTAGTACCCAAAAATAATATTAATCTAAACCAGAAAACTCATGAAAAAACTAGCACTATTATTTTTATTATCAATTTCTTTTTACTCATGCAAAGATGAGAAGAAAGACAATCCTACTCCGGATAATATTTGTATTACAAGTGATGTTACATATACCAACACTG
Protein-coding sequences here:
- a CDS encoding GlxA family transcriptional regulator — translated: MKHISILVPKGAASLGCIEGAFKAFTMANEFLINKGKQPLFKVQLVGIDKEVQVYDSFFRVHPDLTIEDSFKTDLIIIPAVNGDWTQVININKDFFPWINKQYNNGGEVASLCVGTFLLASTGLLDGKKCATHWLAEHAFRQMFPEAILVSEKIITDEKGIYCSGGANSFWNLLIYLLEKYTDRELSILAAKYFEIEIDRYSQSSFVMFRGQKEHEDEPVKKAQEFIESNFQEKISVDQLSDLFAVGRRSFERRFKKATSNTITEYIQRVKIEAAKKNLESTRKNISEIMFDVGYTDSKAFRDVFRKITGMTPIDYRNKYNKQMVTY
- a CDS encoding MBL fold metallo-hydrolase, producing MKFNISGYSTALFSTWYFVEELGILFDAGDGVASALLQKARKADHVFISHADRDHLGGLLQFNQLNARDGYPILHYPAHCGSFPAIEEFTKKFDPHVKGTVWKPVIEDEEIQIADHLIVKAIRNEHVKADKGIHKSFSYKVYQTKTKLKSEYASLPQEKIKQLISEAGREALSEIVRTNILTYSGDTPVDDYSKWDNSKILIHEATFLGGKDDDRINKHGNKHSNLDEVIKMVSEINIETLILGHFSSRYSNEQIDEQIKKLCKEYSIKIPVYRVLPGQIHRDILRGQPVNQ
- the polX gene encoding DNA polymerase/3'-5' exonuclease PolX, producing the protein MYRVNKELAEIFESIGSIYEFKGPKERFRSIAYHNAARIINDLPEDIRDHIQDGKFIKTYGIGKSIEEKIFEFLKTNQVSLFNDLQKEVPKDFLTLMKVQGLGPETLKRFYYDLNLSTKEQIIEALQDGRILQLKGFQKKKVNNILSSLLKKTEAEQRLSLWDAQEISTSIIKMLNTIPQIQLIDIAGSLRRQKETVGDIDLLIAAKAKDRKAIIRHFVSLDEVENLYAEGDTKASVYFKSFKRQVDIRIVTEDQWGAALQYFTGSKAHNIHLRKLAIEKGYKINEYGLFTVEENKKIAGENEEDIYHALGLEWMPPEMREDTGEIELASEGLIPQLITMEDIKGDMHTHSKWSDGHSSIEEIADYISSNQKYDYIVITDHSKSQIIAGGMEEDKFIEQLKEIKKVNKKIGKDLIKSGTEVDILPDGSLDLSDSLLQTLDWVVASIHSHFNQDNTERIIKACHNPYVCAIGHPTGRVLGAREGYIVDMERILDVAAYTGTALEINAHSHRMDINDRWAKRAIEKGVKLVIGTDSHNTGNYSFMKLGVAIARRAWCTKDNILNTSDWAKIEVFKKRKLEKIYVLH
- a CDS encoding SIMPL domain-containing protein; translation: MKLYLNSLIIGVSIIFTALIFANAFKNRNRSNEIISVTGLGKKDFVSDLIVWNGSFSKINSNLKEAYAALDKDRESIKNYLISKGIKESNIIFSAVNIDKEIDEVYDEDGNKTKTIFIGYRLKQDVQIESTEVDKVEGISREVSELINSGVEFYSKNPQYYYTKLSELKIEMIAEATKDANIRAMKIAENAGSDIGHLKNADLGVFQIVAQNSSEDFSWGGSYNTSSKRKTATITVKLDYETE
- a CDS encoding energy transducer TonB; amino-acid sequence: MKPQIGISNPCHEDWEKMKIGVRSRFCISCKKDVTDFRDKSRQEILEYLILNYNKQVCGRFYSSQLDFSYEDFVVTIKALSNQQQSSNLAFYLLTLGALVLSGCENKSNVEAKTNIIADTSSIATTPKVLDDTSGIKEVESGPDKSVIKSDVEKRVLKTTPKCIEMDEVIEVPIEITGIVALPPDTITPNEGPYTHVEKMPEFKGGFELMIAYIHRHLEYPKWERKNKIEGVVYATFVVDKNGKIKDPRILKSAEGARNFDSEVLRLINEMPDWEAGSHNGENVDVVFNLPVNFKLD
- a CDS encoding DUF4288 domain-containing protein is translated as MSSIKGLEDWILDKGFPDEKRNVEVSIHPKYIDIKTIYNISPKERKAKVAEDRKQKIEKIIKLNLFTSYEVSGSPGKPSGLKAKIPFLLLSKLNKIQSIAYFSINKVDKAKRRKIKSSHEYYCVKMTVVVEVEKQKKGKQTIEDRMVLIKAKSFDDAYKKMEKVKNKKAEPYLNIHGELVRWRIESLDDCFVTDINTPEDLNNPEGVEVYSKLKGRRLTEERVWNGKV
- a CDS encoding DinB family protein: MKQVEILLKQTEETYSWVNRLLSSIPYEQWDITPEVIESNVTWQAGHLLMSFYFHSVMVISGHQMDIIRQIPLKDYDEIFTTGKPENTVGKYKPDQLMKQLMLVELKSLEVIKSLSDHDLNMTLHSSPVTHPIASNKFEALDWNIKHAMWHCGQLGILKRIVHERFDFGLKRNG
- a CDS encoding Crp/Fnr family transcriptional regulator; its protein translation is MNNIKDSIRRLFNLSEEEVNIFLSEFTKKEIKKNEIFIAEGEICNKVGLIENGLMMCVYNKNGTEIIEEFAFENSFITNYYSYLTCKPSEKEIRCIEDTIVHVITRQALDKLGNEYQFIRDMARQMNEKLFLRNHDRVKSLLLDSPPERYLQLVSQRKDLAQRIPQYLIASYLGVTPETISRIRNKISTGQY
- a CDS encoding SRPBCC family protein; translated protein: MSKETTTPISVTVEALVKAPVEKVWKTWNSPEDITKWCQASDDWHAPYAENDLRKGGKFKTTMAAKDGSFSFDFGGEYTNVETNKVIEYTMEDGRKTKVVFTAQGNETKVVETFDAESQNPVEMQKQGWQAILNNFKKYTETV